The stretch of DNA aagaaaagCAAGAGTCGAAAGAAATGGATAGGtgcaattttctaattaacttGGAGAAAGTAACGCGCTGCCAGGATCTTAAGGATTCCTCATCAAATatgagaaattatttaaaataataataattaagaaatgaaaGTTTGGAAGCACTTGCCTTTAACTTGCCCCTTCCAAGTAGAAAAGAAACAGGACGACGTCGATGTGTGGACAAATCCAGCTGGGAAAGATGAAACTGTGAGCCAAGATGCATGCGTTGTCCACTgcaatgtacatacatacatgtatcTCTTTAGATATATGCAATCATTCACATATTTGTTCGGTCATAATTTATCAATCAATAAATGAACATTCAATTTCAGCCCTAGGAGCTCtttcgaatttctttttttatttttattttaaatggaatCCTATACCCAGGGTGAGTAGACACCATTTCTCGAAGATtgtaagttttttttttctctcaattattcaattacaatgatattaaattttcttattttctgaACGAATATGTGAATAGCTGTGTATATTAATTAGTAGAAAGCCAATGGTAGCGAAAAAGATTTCGTAGTAGTTAGCTTCGATGTTGCTTTGTATCTGCATGCCTCCTCTATATTTGCTTCCCGCGATGTGATACAACTATACTTGAACATCATTGTTCGTTTGTTCGTTTGCCGTGTTTCTTACGATGTTCTCAACCATTCTTTGCAACGAGACATTTTCATTCCAGCAAGATATCCGCGCACGGCCTTGATTCTTTAACGCTCTATGGtcagaaaagaagaaaaattattcacCACGACCTTTAGTCGTCGCAGAAGTGCTCTTTACTACCTACGACCTCCAAAACGACATCCAAGgctaatctttttttttttcttttcttttctttctttcttttttctttcctcgccTCGATCTTCGCGAACCTTTATTCTCGTCTAAGGTGGAAGAGAAAAGACTCGTCAGCGTTCAAGAGGATAGATTCTAATTGGAATATCACGTGTTTTTCTCTATGAAAAGCGTCGTTTGAAATTGATCACTCAGACGAGGCTTTCGTTGAAGCTTCGAGAGCGTTAAAGGATCGAACGAGATATCTTATTAGTAGATTCAAAGAATCTAGGATaagaattgtttaaaaattaattatagatCATCCTAGCGAACCttctgtttttcatttttatcgcCTCTATTTATCAGGATAATTTCACTTTATCATGAAAAATTGGCTGATACCAAGGTCTATATTATATTtgagagagaaaaaagttGCTTGGTGACTTTAAAGTGACTATGTTACGCAATTACTGACCTCGTTCACGTTTATTGATGCAGCTTACCGTTCTCATTCGGCCCTACGGTTTTTCCTTTCAGATATCTTCCACTTTGAGTCGAGCTTGCTATTTTCTTTCGGTTGGTCTTTTACCtcgttaattattcatttcgaACCGTAATATTTCGTTCACCAAATCTACCTCGACCGGgggtaattatttaattaactcGTAAACCGAGTCAATTATTTTTgtggaaaaaaaagtttatCAAGTAAATATGGTGCAAGTGTATCGATTACTCTGTTCAGAAAGTATTTATATACAACGTTAATCAGGTCAGTAAACAAATTGgaacattgttatttaaaacaaaagaGAATAGTATAACAATACACGTAAAGTTACGAAATTctaaagattaattaaaactcACCGACATCAAGTATgcataaataatgaatttattttcatttgaccgcatttcattttctttaactCCCTTGTCGATGATTTTCGTAGATTCATTTCACGATTAGAACAAAGCATAGAGGAATTTCATATCTGACGTAAGAAAGAGATTCGccttattattaaaatgaattattcatataatcaattatattttcaattccaTTTTCTTACCTCTGATTTGAAATTCGTATGCACATTTGGGATGGAAAGATTCCCCTAAGTTCACTTGCCATTTTAGAAATTTCCAAATAAAAATCATTCCGTCCGGTTGGTTTATTTGCAACCCCTGCATTTCTTCGAATTCAGTAAAATTAAtgctttctcttttttttatctgcAGGAATACTCTGTACAGTTAACATTCCGGGAACAATGGCTGGATGAACGACTACGTTTTGTTGATACCACAGGtgtgtattttaatattttttctttttctttacgaACTATCTTAGAAAaagtatttaatatattttgtacATGTTTGCAGGTCGTCTGAAATATTTAACTTTAACGGATGCGAGTCGCGTTTGGATGCCAGATTTGTTCTTTTCAAATGAGAAAGAGGGTCATTTTCATAACATTATTATGCCGAATGTGTACATTCGTATTTTCCCAAATGGTTCTGTTCTATACAGTATACGGTAagattctttttcattttattcaagCCGAGGGTTCAGTTCAAATTCtaaaagtatattttaattgacAGAATATCATTGACGTTATCGTGTcctatgaatttaaaattataccCCCTGGATCGGCAAACATGTTCCCTACGTATGGCAAGTTgtgagtattttatttattaattattctaagTTATAGCAAAGGAATAACATATTTTCCTTTCAGATGGTTGGACCACTGACGATTTAGTTTTCATTTGGAAAGAGGGAGACCCAGTACAAGTTGTTAAGAACTTACACCTACCTCGGTTCACATTGGAAAAATTTCTTACAGACTATTGTAACAGCAAAACAAATACTGGTCTGTAcactatttcttctttcttcatttAGATAGAAGGATTAACGAGAGATTGATTCTTGCAGGAGAGTACAGCTGTCTCAAAGTAGACTTGCTGTTCAAGAGGGAATTCAGTTACTACCTTATCCAAATTTACATCCCTTGCTGCATGCTTGTCATTGTATCCTGGGTATCGTTCTGGCTCGATCAGAGTGCCGTACCAGCTCGAGTCTCGTTAGGTAATATCGGATCAAATAAGGGATCCTTAATTTTCGAAGCTTAATTCGAGCAGTATTGTTTCAGAGAAATGTATAAGAAACGAatgattttgttttataatgaAAACACAGGTGTAACAACTCTGTTGACGATGGCTACGCAGACGTCAGGAATAAATGCCTCACTGCCGCCAGTGTCTTATACAAAGGCTATCGATGTTTGGACAGGCGTGTGCTTGACTTTCGTGTTCGGCGCTCTCCTCGAATTTGCCCTAGTAAATTATGCGTCGCGGAGCGATATGCACAGCGATAATATAGAGAAAAAATATCCACCGTCTGAAACGGAGCAATCATCGTCGATCGATCCATCTTCTGATCAAATCGAACCAGATAATTCGTCGAATTTTGCTATGGTCAGTATCCAACAATATTCGAAACATTAGTATTTTGCTCTAATTATGTCCTAACGCTTAATTAATGTTAACATTTTTCTCCCATTGTCCTATCTGTATCTctactttttttcttctttttctttttttaatcgcGCTAATGTCCGTCATTGTCCTTTAATCAAGTGTGTTGCACCTCCGGTATTAAatgttgaaaaagaaagataggTATCTACACTTTTGATGTTCAGTgtaaggaaaaggaaaaaataacgtatactttgattttttaaattttgatagcGACACCAGTTTAACCAGTTCACATTTATCTTCCTCCTTAATTGTCTTTCCTATATTTTGCTAACATTctaaatatttcttcatcACTATTACGTTTATTTGTGTCTCTGCCTTTATCTTTTGATTCCTTTATTATCTATTATGATAAcgttatttaaatcaattttcttttcatcatgTATTTATTTGTATCCCATGTTAGATAATGGAACCTCCACCTTACACGACCTCTTACAAATGATTTTTCTATGGTGTGTAATAAGGACAAAGagtaagaaagaaattaatctCCTGACAACATTCATCTTTGGTCAGTGATAAAAGCCACGTTTACAATAACTTGTATCGTATCCAACGAGAAGTGTTAGAGAAATGAAGTTATCtgttcaattattcaattcaCTTCCAACTGATTTGACACGTTAATTGTTCCATTAGCAGATAGTTTTTAAACATAAACGTGAAACGTAacgtattctttttttatttaaaaacaaaaaaagaaatagttGCTTGAAACGTGTAATCATTGAAACATTCTGAACATAGAAAGCATAACGTACATtcattctattattttatttttattattgtaaacCGCTAGACCGGATATGATGGACCACTTCAACATTCTCTACAggtaaataattcatttaaagtCCAGtattttatatctaatttacttttaaattcggTAATACGACTTTCAGCGTTCGGTAAAGCAATTATTCACTCTAAATAGATACCTGTACTATATATGTAATGTATCCATTGGTAATGAAAGTTGCATTATACATTGTATCTTTATAATGCCGTGCTACATCGCGTAGGTAACGTGAATTATTATCAcaaatgattattttatattcacgAAAGTGAACAAATATTTCAACTGTTCTGCAATGTTCGTTTAATTAGTGGCTCGTCGAATATCCGAAAAGAAATCAACATTCGTTAGGCTTTTACGTATTTTATACCACTACCTGACATCCTAATAAGAATCAGCTTTTTAAATTATCGTTGATCAAAGCTGGATGTGCGCGTACCTTAATATCGCCACTATCATCGTTGCAtgactttcttttttatttttatttttttaaatcatatCGTTCCATAAGTAATATCATTTTCACGTGTAAATGATGTTGTAAATCTCTGTTAAAATAATCGTAACATTACTTATCGAACGAGCTGATACGTAATCATAAAGGGGCAAATCCATAGAAGATACTTGTTGCATcgatttcctctttttctcaACGTTTTGTAAACTTTGCAAAGATATATACTGTTCAAGCATGCACGTGTAAGTTCGACTCGAATTGccagaatatatatattgaacACTTTTGTGAAAAAATTGCACCGCATTTAGCTTTACGTGTTAAATGTTCTTTTTATTTGTCGTTcacgatccaactatcgaaaCGATTAGGTAGAAATTGAAAACGTTTACTTACGTTGGCTTACGAAAACTCGTCGAAAATCTCTGAGCGTTCGTAGGTCTCGTTCGTTGACTAAAAGCGTTGTTatctgaaatgaaaaaaaaaaaagagaaaggtaGAATTGAGAGATAGATAGAACCGTGACTAATGACCCGACGTCGTCGGCATTTTTTCAGAAACCTCTGGTCCGCCAGCCGGAGGATACCATGTCGGTGGATAGGATGCAGCACTGCGAATTACATATGCAACCACGAAAAAAAAACTGCTGCAGGTCGTGGCTGTCCAAGTTCCCGACGAGGTCCAAGCGCATCGACGTCATCTCACGGATCTTCTTCCCTATCGTATTCGCTATATTCAACCTCGCGTACTGGTCCACGTACCTGTTTcggaaggaggaggaggacgaGTAAATGTCGACGAGGAAGCGCTCGGATCATCAAGGAACGTGGCTCGCGGCCATTCCCATCATACTCACACGAAACATCGTACGCGTCCACGTCAACAACAGTACCATTGTCGACAATATTATCACTATCACCAACATCAACATCAACATCAGCATCAACATCAGGCAAATCCGCAACAGACCGGTGTGCAACAACATCCGCCGCAGCAACAACCACCACCGCCCCCGCCGGCGCAGCATCAACCGTTACCAACGCGACGTCATCACCATCATCGTTATCGTGGCCGACACCCACAGCCGAGGTCGGCCTCGTTCTCGTCGTTGCACAACGCCGAGGGTAGCGGTCGATATTCCCCGAGAAGCTCTCAACACACCTGCAGACGCCCTGCGAGATCCTCACCCTCGCCGTCACCCACGCCATCGCCTTCGCCCACCACCTCTCGCAGAGCGACACCCTCGCCACCGGCGGTTGCCGCGCAACAAACCATACCACCGCAAAACTTTCGCCGTTTTCAACGACCATCGCTTCCACGTATCGAGAGATGCTGTTCAGCCGTTCTACCGAATAAATGGTTCAATTGTCGTGCTAAGGGTACAGCGAGGATCGATTACGTATCGCGTATCGCTTTTCCCGCCACCTTTATCCTATTCAATCTTGGATATTGGTCCACCTACTTGTTCCAAAGCGGTGAGAACAAGGATATGAACAAGTAGAACGTTTGTCTATTTCCGTGCGACTGAAATCAATCCCTGATCGATCGTTCTCTGTATCTTGGATCATTTTCTAACGTATATTGTAAGCGCATCGCGTCTGTGTAATTGAATCGGTGGCTCGAGAAAGGGTACAAGTTTAAAAGATACATTTTTTCTGAGATATTTGGATAAATAGCTTTGGCTGTTGCAATTTCATTCGAACGAGCTACggttaaatattttgtttaggAATTTTTTTCCGATTCAATTGCCAGATGTGCGGAAAGGAATGAAGGATAGATAGCGATACAGGGAACATCTTCGTTTAGTGCTTTCTATGCTTGTTTAACCCTTGTACGGGCAATCGAATATGATTGAAGCTTTAATGTTTCACATCTTTTGcataaattctttattttaaaaacgtGAGAACAAAGAAAATTGTCAGAAAGAAGTATAGAAGTGGGTACCAGGTTGCCCGTCCAAgggttaacacgttgaatgccaCGAACTTAATACGGtcgaataattgaaagaaggatttttaataacattaatattataatggTAACGGAAAGTAGGgaaggaaaaatttcaattgagaaaaatgttaaaatttgtCGTGCTATAGACAGTCATTTCCTTAGtggcaatcaacgtgttaacgaTTAACGAAAGAACAAAGTGTACTTGAACGGAAGGACTCTTCGATAATTCGTGCCTGAAGTTCGATGACCATATATTAAAAGACCAAGGAAAGCGCAACGAAATAACAACGCTCGGTACGGTAGGAAGTAGTGTCGGCGAatctataaatatatatatgtacgtaTGTATACATACAACATTCGAAAACGGTGTAAGGGTTTTAAGTCTTAATCGCGAACGTACACATACATTAAACACAcgttacacacacacacacacccGCGTACACACCTGTAACATATTCGGAAGACCGCGTGCCACAGGATAAAAATCAATGTAGTGGGCCCTGTATAGCCACGGCCTGTTAACCAGAACTACGTgcgaataaatttataaataatatacttaATATAATTGACAAGTAAATCGTTAAATGAAACAATGATTCctgtgtataaaaaaaaaaatcctcaGTCTAACagagttaaaaaataaaaaaagaacgagTCAGTGTTAAACGTTCGTTCAGTGCGACGATTAACATTGACTCGTGATATAAATAAAGAGAAACGGAGGTGACATTCTCGAGGGGACAATTAGTCGATATTAAGAGAAATCGCATTATCACGAGACGTACAGtttagattattaattaatatcgagCGAGCGGTAGTGATAAACACGAAACGAGAATTTACGTTACCCTCCCTTTTATTGCGAGACCTCGTTTTAAATCGGGATCTCCTAAAGTATTGCTCATTGACCAGTCGAGACTGAGGATATTGTTCAATGTGAAATATATAGGTGGAAGGAAAacagacaaaaaaaaaaagaaaaaagaaaaaaaaatattaaaaaatggacTGAACGAGTGGATCGAACGAAAGAACGATTCACCGAAACGGAACATAGAAACTATTTCCAAACAAGTGTATTTGCAAGTGTTGTCGATACccttgaaaaaagaaaaaaaaagtgtgTTGCAAGTAAAAGCCGAGCTTACTCGCTCGTGAAATTTACGTAAACTAATTTGTGTATCCAAATTAGagttttgaaacttttacagtcagatttaaaaatttacttGGCGGGCAGATTTCGCGCCAACGTGTTAGAGCGTCAAAGGCGCATGCGCGAGGTTTGAACATGTCACGTGCTCAGTCAGTGAAATTTCTATTGGCAAGTTAGTTTGTGAAAATTTTATGAGCATGTAAACCCAGTTTAAATAcgaaaagatttaaaaaataaaagaaaacgattTAATTTCTCCGTGCGTGCTCGTTTAGTTGTCGATTAGGTTATCGGTTGCGCGGACCCGCTGCATACGATGTATctgaaacgaaaaaaaaaaagaaaatcttccATCGGGCGGGTGTACGacgtatattttatattagtAGGTCCATTAAGGATCAAATCGTTCGATTATGTTTTTCGTTTCTTGCATGCGAACAGTTTGTTTCTCGCGAGTATTTGTACAAGCACAAAACATAGATTTCCTTTCGATAAAGAATCGTAGGTTAAGTTATCGAACGAATCCTTTGGCGTTTCTGTTTTACCGTTTGGTTGTTAATCGCCATATCGATTCGTCGTTAGTTCGATACATCGGTCGTAAGCTCTTAGTTGAAAGGGGACAGTGAGACAAGACGTAACGTACTTACACGATATTTAAAATCGAAAGAAAC from Osmia bicornis bicornis chromosome 10, iOsmBic2.1, whole genome shotgun sequence encodes:
- the LOC114880651 gene encoding glutamate-gated chloride channel isoform X8 — translated: MQQEYSVQLTFREQWLDERLRFVDTTGRLKYLTLTDASRVWMPDLFFSNEKEGHFHNIIMPNVYIRIFPNGSVLYSIRISLTLSCPMNLKLYPLDRQTCSLRMASYGWTTDDLVFIWKEGDPVQVVKNLHLPRFTLEKFLTDYCNSKTNTGEYSCLKVDLLFKREFSYYLIQIYIPCCMLVIVSWVSFWLDQSAVPARVSLGVTTLLTMATQTSGINASLPPVSYTKAIDVWTGVCLTFVFGALLEFALVNYASRSDMHSDNIEKKYPPSETEQSSSIDPSSDQIEPDNSSNFAMTGYDGPLQHSLQKPLVRQPEDTMSVDRMQHCELHMQPRKKNCCRSWLSKFPTRSKRIDVISRIFFPIVFAIFNLAYWSTYLFRKEEEDE
- the LOC114880651 gene encoding glutamate-gated chloride channel isoform X4; translation: MWPGVLKLLVLLTILLHPSRCAQQPTVNYREKEKQVLDTILGPGRYDARIRPSGENATDGPAIVRVNLFVRSIATISDIKMEYSVQLTFREQWLDERLRFVDTTGRLKYLTLTDASRVWMPDLFFSNEKEGHFHNIIMPNVYIRIFPNGSVLYSIRISLTLSCPMNLKLYPLDRQTCSLRMASYGWTTDDLVFIWKEGDPVQVVKNLHLPRFTLEKFLTDYCNSKTNTGEYSCLKVDLLFKREFSYYLIQIYIPCCMLVIVSWVSFWLDQSAVPARVSLGVTTLLTMATQTSGINASLPPVSYTKAIDVWTGVCLTFVFGALLEFALVNYASRSDMHSDNIEKKYPPSETEQSSSIDPSSDQIEPDNSSNFAMKPLVRQPEDTMSVDRMQHCELHMQPRKKNCCRSWLSKFPTRSKRIDVISRIFFPIVFAIFNLAYWSTYLFRKEEEDE
- the LOC114880651 gene encoding glutamate-gated chloride channel isoform X6 is translated as MWPGVLKLLVLLTILLHPSRCAQQPTVNYREKEKQVLDTILGPGRYDARIRPSGENATEGPTNVNVNIFLRSISKIDDYYMEYSVQLTFREQWLDERLRFVDTTGRLKYLTLTDASRVWMPDLFFSNEKEGHFHNIIMPNVYIRIFPNGSVLYSIRISLTLSCPMNLKLYPLDRQTCSLRMASYGWTTDDLVFIWKEGDPVQVVKNLHLPRFTLEKFLTDYCNSKTNTGEYSCLKVDLLFKREFSYYLIQIYIPCCMLVIVSWVSFWLDQSAVPARVSLGVTTLLTMATQTSGINASLPPVSYTKAIDVWTGVCLTFVFGALLEFALVNYASRSDMHSDNIEKKYPPSETEQSSSIDPSSDQIEPDNSSNFAMKPLVRQPEDTMSVDRMQHCELHMQPRKKNCCRSWLSKFPTRSKRIDVISRIFFPIVFAIFNLAYWSTYLFRKEEEDE
- the LOC114880651 gene encoding glutamate-gated chloride channel isoform X5, yielding MWPGVLKLLVLLTILLHPSRCAQQPTVNYREKEKQVLDTILGPGRYDARIRPSGENATDGPAVVRVNIFVRSISKIDDVTMEYSVQLTFREQWLDERLRFVDTTGRLKYLTLTDASRVWMPDLFFSNEKEGHFHNIIMPNVYIRIFPNGSVLYSIRISLTLSCPMNLKLYPLDRQTCSLRMASYGWTTDDLVFIWKEGDPVQVVKNLHLPRFTLEKFLTDYCNSKTNTGEYSCLKVDLLFKREFSYYLIQIYIPCCMLVIVSWVSFWLDQSAVPARVSLGVTTLLTMATQTSGINASLPPVSYTKAIDVWTGVCLTFVFGALLEFALVNYASRSDMHSDNIEKKYPPSETEQSSSIDPSSDQIEPDNSSNFAMKPLVRQPEDTMSVDRMQHCELHMQPRKKNCCRSWLSKFPTRSKRIDVISRIFFPIVFAIFNLAYWSTYLFRKEEEDE
- the LOC114880651 gene encoding glutamate-gated chloride channel isoform X2 — encoded protein: MWPGVLKLLVLLTILLHPSRCAQQPTVNYREKEKQVLDTILGPGRYDARIRPSGENATDGPAVVRVNIFVRSISKIDDVTMEYSVQLTFREQWLDERLRFVDTTGRLKYLTLTDASRVWMPDLFFSNEKEGHFHNIIMPNVYIRIFPNGSVLYSIRISLTLSCPMNLKLYPLDRQTCSLRMASYGWTTDDLVFIWKEGDPVQVVKNLHLPRFTLEKFLTDYCNSKTNTGEYSCLKVDLLFKREFSYYLIQIYIPCCMLVIVSWVSFWLDQSAVPARVSLGVTTLLTMATQTSGINASLPPVSYTKAIDVWTGVCLTFVFGALLEFALVNYASRSDMHSDNIEKKYPPSETEQSSSIDPSSDQIEPDNSSNFAMTGYDGPLQHSLQKPLVRQPEDTMSVDRMQHCELHMQPRKKNCCRSWLSKFPTRSKRIDVISRIFFPIVFAIFNLAYWSTYLFRKEEEDE
- the LOC114880651 gene encoding glutamate-gated chloride channel isoform X1, producing the protein MWPGVLKLLVLLTILLHPSRCAQQPTVNYREKEKQVLDTILGPGRYDARIRPSGENATDGPAIVRVNLFVRSIATISDIKMEYSVQLTFREQWLDERLRFVDTTGRLKYLTLTDASRVWMPDLFFSNEKEGHFHNIIMPNVYIRIFPNGSVLYSIRISLTLSCPMNLKLYPLDRQTCSLRMASYGWTTDDLVFIWKEGDPVQVVKNLHLPRFTLEKFLTDYCNSKTNTGEYSCLKVDLLFKREFSYYLIQIYIPCCMLVIVSWVSFWLDQSAVPARVSLGVTTLLTMATQTSGINASLPPVSYTKAIDVWTGVCLTFVFGALLEFALVNYASRSDMHSDNIEKKYPPSETEQSSSIDPSSDQIEPDNSSNFAMTGYDGPLQHSLQKPLVRQPEDTMSVDRMQHCELHMQPRKKNCCRSWLSKFPTRSKRIDVISRIFFPIVFAIFNLAYWSTYLFRKEEEDE
- the LOC114880651 gene encoding glutamate-gated chloride channel isoform X3, translating into MWPGVLKLLVLLTILLHPSRCAQQPTVNYREKEKQVLDTILGPGRYDARIRPSGENATEGPTNVNVNIFLRSISKIDDYYMEYSVQLTFREQWLDERLRFVDTTGRLKYLTLTDASRVWMPDLFFSNEKEGHFHNIIMPNVYIRIFPNGSVLYSIRISLTLSCPMNLKLYPLDRQTCSLRMASYGWTTDDLVFIWKEGDPVQVVKNLHLPRFTLEKFLTDYCNSKTNTGEYSCLKVDLLFKREFSYYLIQIYIPCCMLVIVSWVSFWLDQSAVPARVSLGVTTLLTMATQTSGINASLPPVSYTKAIDVWTGVCLTFVFGALLEFALVNYASRSDMHSDNIEKKYPPSETEQSSSIDPSSDQIEPDNSSNFAMTGYDGPLQHSLQKPLVRQPEDTMSVDRMQHCELHMQPRKKNCCRSWLSKFPTRSKRIDVISRIFFPIVFAIFNLAYWSTYLFRKEEEDE
- the LOC114880651 gene encoding glutamate-gated chloride channel isoform X7, translating into MKVWKHLPLTCPFQVEKKQDDVDVWTNPAGKDETVSQDACVVHCNEYSVQLTFREQWLDERLRFVDTTGRLKYLTLTDASRVWMPDLFFSNEKEGHFHNIIMPNVYIRIFPNGSVLYSIRISLTLSCPMNLKLYPLDRQTCSLRMASYGWTTDDLVFIWKEGDPVQVVKNLHLPRFTLEKFLTDYCNSKTNTGEYSCLKVDLLFKREFSYYLIQIYIPCCMLVIVSWVSFWLDQSAVPARVSLGVTTLLTMATQTSGINASLPPVSYTKAIDVWTGVCLTFVFGALLEFALVNYASRSDMHSDNIEKKYPPSETEQSSSIDPSSDQIEPDNSSNFAMTGYDGPLQHSLQKPLVRQPEDTMSVDRMQHCELHMQPRKKNCCRSWLSKFPTRSKRIDVISRIFFPIVFAIFNLAYWSTYLFRKEEEDE
- the LOC114880651 gene encoding glutamate-gated chloride channel isoform X9, with translation MEYSVQLTFREQWLDERLRFVDTTGRLKYLTLTDASRVWMPDLFFSNEKEGHFHNIIMPNVYIRIFPNGSVLYSIRISLTLSCPMNLKLYPLDRQTCSLRMASYGWTTDDLVFIWKEGDPVQVVKNLHLPRFTLEKFLTDYCNSKTNTGEYSCLKVDLLFKREFSYYLIQIYIPCCMLVIVSWVSFWLDQSAVPARVSLGVTTLLTMATQTSGINASLPPVSYTKAIDVWTGVCLTFVFGALLEFALVNYASRSDMHSDNIEKKYPPSETEQSSSIDPSSDQIEPDNSSNFAMTGYDGPLQHSLQKPLVRQPEDTMSVDRMQHCELHMQPRKKNCCRSWLSKFPTRSKRIDVISRIFFPIVFAIFNLAYWSTYLFRKEEEDE